One part of the Malus sylvestris chromosome 2, drMalSylv7.2, whole genome shotgun sequence genome encodes these proteins:
- the LOC126605116 gene encoding zinc finger A20 and AN1 domain-containing stress-associated protein 8-like, whose translation MEHDETGCQAPPEAPKLCANNCGFFGSPATMNLCSKCHKDLVLKQEQAKVVAASIDSAVNGSPSESGKGPVATAGVDVQAGPADVMLISTQASSTPSLNIKREEKVKDTPTRCGTCRKRVGLTGFSCRCGDLFCAVHRYSDKHNCPHDYRTAAQDAIAKANPVVKAEKLDKI comes from the coding sequence ATGGAGCACGATGAGACAGGATGCCAAGCTCCTCCTGAAGCTCCCAAGCTTTGTGCCAACAACTGTGGATTCTTTGGAAGTCCAGCAACCATGAATTTGTGTTCCAAGTGCCACAAGGACTTGGTGTTGAAGCAAGAACAAGCTAAAGTCGTTGCGGCATCCATTGATAGTGCGGTGAATGGCAGCCCCTCTGAAAGTGGGAAGGGGCCTGTTGCTACTGCTGGTGTAGATGTACAAGCTGGCCCTGCAGATGTGATGCTTATCTCAACACAGGCATCCTCTACTCCATCTTTGAACATTAAGAGGGAGGAAAAGGTGAAAGATACTCCTACCAGGTGCGGCACTTGCAGGAAACGTGTTGGTCTAACTGGGTTCAGTTGCCGATGTGGAGATCTCTTTTGTGCAGTTCATCGGTACTCTGATAAACACAACTGCCCTCATGATTACCGGACTGCTGCTCAGGATGCAATAGCCAAAGCCAACCCGGTTGTCAAGGCAGAAAAGCTGGATAAAATCTGA
- the LOC126610066 gene encoding zinc finger A20 and AN1 domain-containing stress-associated protein 5-like, protein MKKMAQRTEKEETEFKVPETLTHCVNNCGVTGNPSTNNMCQKCFNAASAAAAAATSSSSSAAILKFSAEKSPRSSSSFSFEAAAETCRKTTASEIARSDETPNRRVVNRCSGCRRKVGLTGFRCRCGELFCSEHRYSDRHVCSYDYKAAGREAIARENPVVKAAKIVRV, encoded by the coding sequence atgaaaaaaatgGCACAGAGAACGGAGAAGGAAGAGACGGAGTTCAAGGTCCCCGAAACGCTAACGCACTGCGTCAACAACTGCGGCGTCACCGGCAATCCCTCCACCAACAACATGTGCCAGAAGTGCTTCAACGCCGCATcggccgccgccgccgccgccacttCATCGTCGTCGTCAGCGGCGATTCTGAAGTTTTCAGCCGAGAAAAGTCCGAGATCTAGCTCATCTTTCAGCTTCGAGGCTGCTGCCGAGACCTGCCGTAAGACGACGGCATCAGAGATCGCGAGATCGGACGAAACGCCGAATCGGCGCGTGGTTAATCGGTGCTCCGGTTGTCGGAGGAAGGTCGGGTTGACCGGATTCAGGTGCCGGTGCGGCGAGCTTTTCTGCTCCGAACACCGGTACTCCGATCGCCACGTGTGCAGCTACGACTATAAGGCTGCCGGTCGCGAGGCCATCGCGAGAGAAAACCCCGTGGTCAAGGCCGCAAAGATCGTCCGGGTTTGA